The Sulfurimonas lithotrophica genome includes a region encoding these proteins:
- a CDS encoding nicotinate-nucleotide--dimethylbenzimidazole phosphoribosyltransferase: MQTKNILTDKLDSLPRGKADFLLAASVTKTCEIEGITQAGIPGKIPYTPTLDAEFIVNEKLYSMPEIAETPSGVPTPALITRAAHNLDAYETIEILDLGLDIKPQNTILHQFGIEPSDAINKGANIDAKEVFAKGMAYGKSYELKGNYLILGESTPSGTTTAAASVLALGYDAKGCFSSSFKDVPKDIRQKTIDEALSLVDADMPNFEKLGIVSDNMLIFCAGFLLEATKRFHVVLGGGTQMAACLLIADKLREDVLMRLNSENLTLATTAWVVNDANSDIKKLLGFLSYTPHAVYTELSFSDAEIPVLKKYDEGEAKEGVGAGAALAYANANGQTNKSVVDATQLIMYGMM; this comes from the coding sequence TTGCAAACAAAAAATATTTTAACAGATAAATTAGATTCACTCCCAAGAGGAAAAGCCGACTTCTTACTTGCAGCATCAGTTACAAAAACCTGCGAGATAGAAGGCATCACACAAGCTGGAATTCCAGGAAAAATCCCATATACCCCTACACTCGATGCAGAGTTTATAGTAAATGAAAAACTATACTCTATGCCAGAAATCGCAGAGACACCTAGCGGTGTGCCTACACCTGCACTCATAACTCGTGCGGCTCATAATTTGGATGCATATGAGACTATTGAGATACTTGACTTGGGACTTGATATCAAACCTCAAAACACCATCTTGCATCAGTTTGGCATTGAGCCCTCAGATGCTATAAACAAAGGTGCAAATATAGATGCAAAAGAGGTATTTGCCAAGGGTATGGCTTATGGAAAAAGTTATGAGTTAAAAGGAAACTACCTTATTTTGGGTGAGAGCACACCAAGCGGAACTACGACCGCCGCGGCATCCGTGCTTGCTTTAGGCTACGATGCAAAGGGCTGTTTCTCATCAAGCTTTAAAGATGTACCAAAGGACATAAGACAAAAGACCATAGATGAGGCTTTATCACTTGTAGATGCAGATATGCCCAACTTTGAAAAGCTTGGAATTGTAAGTGACAATATGCTTATATTCTGTGCCGGATTTTTACTTGAAGCTACGAAAAGATTTCACGTAGTTTTAGGCGGCGGTACACAGATGGCGGCATGTCTGCTTATAGCCGACAAACTTCGCGAGGATGTTTTGATGCGCTTAAACTCAGAAAACCTTACACTTGCTACTACGGCTTGGGTTGTAAACGATGCAAACTCAGACATCAAAAAACTTCTAGGTTTTTTAAGCTACACTCCACATGCTGTATATACCGAGCTCTCATTCTCAGATGCAGAAATACCCGTACTTAAAAAGTATGATGAGGGTGAAGCAAAAGAGGGTGTGGGTGCAGGTGCGGCACTAGCTTACGCAAATGCAAATGGACAGACGAACAAAAGTGTTGTAGATGCAACCCAGCTTATAATGTATGGGATGATGTAG
- a CDS encoding bifunctional adenosylcobinamide kinase/adenosylcobinamide-phosphate guanylyltransferase has translation MKALFIGGIKSGKSKNAEEFTLMHAKTKPYYLATTEFIDAEIAQRIELHKKQREDRFITVEESLELSKTVSKCDDIVVIECISMWINNMLFHNKPHKEIYAEIETLLELENSIVFVLNDVGGGIIPDNKLAREFIDLSGIISQKIAAKCDKVFHTVAGISTKIK, from the coding sequence ATGAAGGCTCTTTTTATAGGTGGAATCAAAAGCGGTAAAAGCAAAAATGCTGAAGAGTTTACACTCATGCACGCCAAAACAAAACCATACTACCTCGCCACTACCGAGTTTATAGATGCAGAGATAGCACAAAGGATAGAGCTTCACAAAAAACAAAGAGAAGATAGGTTCATAACCGTAGAAGAGTCTTTAGAACTCTCAAAAACCGTATCAAAGTGTGATGATATTGTTGTCATAGAGTGTATAAGTATGTGGATAAACAATATGCTTTTTCACAACAAACCCCACAAAGAGATATACGCAGAGATAGAAACACTTTTAGAACTTGAAAACTCCATAGTGTTTGTTTTAAACGACGTCGGAGGTGGAATAATCCCCGATAATAAACTAGCTCGTGAGTTTATAGACTTAAGCGGAATTATTTCTCAAAAGATAGCCGCGAAGTGTGATAAAGTGTTTCATACGGTCGCTGGAATAAGTACAAAGATAAAATGA
- a CDS encoding methyl-accepting chemotaxis protein, producing the protein MLKTIKSKVIFSLSLLSILGLIGISSYLSSTLQDISNNTSRKSLSMLSKSIFQTMTTSMMMGDPGVVQQALKASQEIEGIEHLEVHKSKAVHEVYSPNTPYTKDALIREVLENKNTKLIETEENNHHTIRMIKPMIAEERCLSCHYNAKEGYVLGAMDLVISLDENDENISSTNITLIVTMIIVGLIFAVGASVFFAKEIFIPLKKLTQRVADLVSGEKDLTQRVHHKNDDEFGNTAKEMNNFIEMIQTTVNEVKTLGEKNYQISLRIEDSSRVIKATTEKESEIIEKTIVKTKSIEDLLHENIQAVEETQENVAQTQIQLNTAKDSLSSLSNEVDTFVESENELSQELVGLRSDADSVKEVLNVIKDIAEQTNLLALNAAIEAARAGEHGRGFAVVADEVRKLAERTTKSLSEIDMNVSTIVQSINDVSDKMQTNANKIENLSEISHEVEEKIDSTSDAIAESNKIACQSAENSKKMSNNVKEIIKDINDIEALSSSNNTSTADIESQLKILVEIATELDSTINQFKS; encoded by the coding sequence ATGCTTAAAACTATTAAATCTAAAGTTATTTTTTCATTGTCTCTTTTAAGTATACTTGGACTTATCGGTATAAGTTCTTATCTATCAAGCACACTTCAAGATATATCAAATAACACGTCAAGAAAATCTTTGTCGATGCTTAGCAAATCTATATTTCAAACTATGACCACGAGTATGATGATGGGTGATCCGGGTGTAGTACAGCAGGCACTAAAAGCTTCTCAAGAGATAGAAGGTATAGAACACTTGGAAGTTCATAAATCAAAAGCCGTACACGAAGTATATTCTCCAAACACTCCATATACTAAAGATGCACTTATACGCGAAGTTTTAGAAAATAAAAACACCAAACTTATCGAAACGGAAGAAAATAATCATCACACTATTAGAATGATTAAACCGATGATTGCAGAAGAAAGATGTTTAAGTTGTCACTATAATGCAAAAGAAGGTTATGTACTAGGTGCTATGGATTTAGTAATTTCACTTGATGAAAACGATGAAAATATTAGCAGCACAAATATAACCCTTATCGTGACAATGATAATCGTTGGCTTAATCTTTGCCGTAGGAGCTTCGGTTTTCTTTGCAAAAGAGATATTTATACCTCTTAAAAAACTGACACAAAGGGTAGCAGACCTTGTTAGCGGTGAAAAAGATTTAACTCAAAGAGTTCATCATAAAAACGATGATGAGTTCGGTAATACCGCAAAAGAGATGAACAACTTCATAGAGATGATTCAAACTACCGTAAATGAAGTAAAAACACTCGGCGAAAAAAACTATCAAATATCTCTCAGAATAGAAGACTCAAGTCGCGTTATCAAAGCTACCACTGAAAAAGAAAGCGAGATAATAGAAAAAACCATTGTAAAAACCAAATCTATTGAAGACCTTCTTCACGAAAATATCCAAGCTGTTGAAGAGACTCAGGAAAACGTTGCACAAACACAAATTCAACTAAATACCGCAAAAGATTCGCTAAGTTCACTCTCAAACGAGGTTGATACTTTTGTTGAATCGGAAAATGAATTATCACAAGAACTTGTAGGTCTAAGAAGCGATGCAGACAGTGTAAAAGAAGTTCTAAACGTTATAAAAGATATAGCAGAACAAACAAATCTTCTTGCTCTAAATGCTGCTATTGAAGCTGCACGTGCAGGTGAGCACGGTCGCGGATTTGCGGTTGTTGCAGATGAAGTTCGTAAGCTGGCAGAACGTACTACAAAAAGTTTAAGTGAAATTGATATGAACGTAAGTACGATTGTTCAATCCATAAACGACGTAAGCGACAAGATGCAAACTAATGCCAACAAAATAGAAAACTTATCCGAGATTTCACATGAAGTTGAAGAAAAAATAGACAGCACCTCTGATGCTATTGCAGAATCAAATAAAATAGCTTGTCAATCTGCAGAGAACTCTAAAAAAATGTCAAATAACGTAAAAGAAATTATAAAAGACATTAACGATATTGAAGCATTGTCAAGCTCAAATAATACAAGTACCGCAGATATCGAAAGCCAGCTAAAAATCTTAGTTGAGATAGCTACCGAGCTTGATTCTACTATCAACCAGTTTAAAAGTTAA
- a CDS encoding virulence RhuM family protein has product MTNSNILIYQSEDGQTKIQTRLEDETVWLTQAQLCELFQKSKSTISEHIKNIFEDGELVENQVVRNYRTTASDGKNYDTNFYNLDVIISVGYRVKSPQGTKFRQWATARLKEYIIKGFVMDDERLKQAQNDYFDELLARIRDIRSSEKVFWRKVLDIYATSIDYDPKSETSILFFQTIQNKMHWAAHGNTAAEIIYKRADANKSHMGMTSFSGGKPTKNEASIAKNYLNKEELEILNRIVNMYLEFAELQAKNRKQMYMQDWIKKLDDFLQLSDFKILKDKGNISHKQALDKAGLEYEKYREKTKNELSKVETDFIKTIESTAKKLKKK; this is encoded by the coding sequence ATGACAAACTCAAACATACTTATATACCAAAGTGAAGACGGACAAACCAAAATTCAAACCCGCTTAGAAGATGAAACAGTTTGGCTGACCCAAGCTCAACTTTGCGAACTGTTTCAAAAATCAAAATCTACTATAAGTGAACATATTAAAAATATATTTGAAGATGGGGAACTTGTAGAAAATCAAGTTGTTCGGAATTACCGAACAACTGCAAGTGATGGAAAAAATTATGACACAAATTTTTATAACCTCGATGTAATCATCTCAGTAGGATACAGAGTAAAATCGCCTCAAGGAACAAAGTTTCGCCAATGGGCTACTGCAAGATTAAAAGAATACATCATCAAAGGTTTTGTGATGGACGATGAGAGACTAAAACAAGCACAAAACGACTATTTTGACGAACTTTTAGCCCGCATCCGAGATATAAGAAGCAGTGAAAAAGTTTTTTGGAGAAAAGTTTTAGATATTTATGCTACAAGTATCGACTATGACCCAAAGTCAGAAACTTCGATACTTTTCTTTCAAACTATACAAAACAAAATGCACTGGGCAGCTCATGGAAATACTGCAGCTGAAATTATCTATAAAAGAGCAGATGCTAATAAATCTCATATGGGTATGACCTCATTTAGCGGAGGCAAACCGACAAAAAATGAAGCTAGCATTGCTAAAAATTATTTAAATAAAGAAGAGCTGGAGATACTTAACAGAATTGTGAATATGTATTTAGAATTTGCGGAACTTCAAGCAAAAAATAGAAAACAGATGTATATGCAGGACTGGATTAAAAAGCTTGATGATTTTCTACAGTTATCAGATTTTAAAATCCTAAAAGACAAAGGAAATATCTCTCATAAACAAGCATTAGATAAAGCTGGTTTAGAGTATGAAAAATATAGAGAAAAAACCAAAAATGAACTATCAAAAGTTGAAACAGACTTTATAAAAACTATTGAAAGTACAGCAAAGAAGTTAAAGAAAAAATGA
- a CDS encoding histidine phosphatase family protein gives MRLTLVRHCEVEEKYLGRYNGHIDIGLSKNGYIQAKKLSHELKNENYDAVFCSDLIRAKESLKYFSNLENIIYTDRLREKSWGEDEGKTYDEICDSKNITYESFEQWISALGGESIEDFTKRIDEFFFEFLPNLKYENILIVTHSGVIKTFLSLYDNITLENAFCEKINYGDKKTLYFVQKSNKVILS, from the coding sequence ATGAGATTAACACTTGTTCGCCACTGTGAAGTAGAGGAAAAATATCTGGGACGCTATAACGGTCATATAGATATAGGACTTTCAAAAAACGGTTACATTCAAGCCAAAAAACTTTCACATGAGTTAAAAAACGAAAACTACGATGCAGTATTTTGCTCAGATCTTATCCGTGCAAAAGAGAGCCTAAAATATTTTTCCAATCTTGAAAATATAATCTATACAGATAGGCTAAGAGAAAAGTCTTGGGGTGAAGATGAAGGGAAAACCTACGATGAGATTTGTGATAGCAAAAATATCACATATGAGAGTTTTGAGCAATGGATATCTGCATTAGGCGGCGAGAGCATAGAAGATTTTACAAAAAGAATAGATGAATTTTTTTTTGAATTTTTACCGAATTTAAAATATGAAAATATTCTTATAGTTACCCACAGCGGGGTTATAAAAACCTTTTTAAGTCTATACGATAATATAACATTAGAAAATGCTTTTTGTGAAAAGATAAACTATGGCGATAAAAAAACACTCTATTTTGTACAAAAGAGCAATAAAGTTATACTTAGCTAA
- a CDS encoding cobyric acid synthase, with translation MNHLSIFGTSSDAGKSTLSFAITYLLHERGISVAPFKAQNVSNNSQVTDAGGEVAIPQYFAAEAIGIKTTPDINPILLKSGSYNSAHLIINGKSVGEKDVLSYYKDINTLKPVAKKAFENLSQKYECIVAEGAGSPVELNLMEKDLSNIYIADEFNTKIILVADIERGGVFASIWGVYNLLPKKLRKNVIGVIINKFRGDASLFDEGIKIIEKDFGLKVLGVVPYKSFNLGFEDSQSIMGYVQDTKKAKLKVGVIKLPHISNFTDFEPLVADAEIELVFIQNVNELPSCDAIILPGSKRVVDDLIYLRKKGFAKYIKNTKTTVIGICGGYEMMSQYIFDYEAVETNKVMTKGLGIFKGSVEFKKKKIVKKSKYKIFDIKIKGYEIHNGVCKDIYKQKKSCYGTFIHGLFDNDEIRYKIFNKINPKYKGYNFKRYKRKSIEDFTSHIDKHIDINYILERLH, from the coding sequence ATGAACCACCTAAGCATATTTGGAACAAGCTCGGACGCTGGCAAATCAACTCTATCTTTTGCCATAACATACCTGCTCCATGAGCGTGGCATCTCAGTTGCACCATTTAAAGCACAAAACGTCTCAAACAACTCTCAGGTTACGGATGCAGGCGGTGAAGTTGCCATCCCTCAGTATTTTGCAGCTGAAGCCATTGGCATAAAAACCACGCCCGACATAAATCCCATACTTTTAAAGTCTGGCTCATACAACTCTGCGCATCTGATTATCAACGGTAAGAGTGTCGGAGAAAAAGACGTACTCTCTTACTACAAAGATATTAACACCCTAAAACCAGTTGCAAAAAAAGCTTTTGAGAACTTGAGCCAAAAGTATGAGTGCATCGTAGCCGAGGGTGCGGGGAGTCCGGTGGAACTGAACCTTATGGAAAAAGATTTATCAAACATCTACATTGCAGACGAATTTAACACTAAAATTATTTTAGTGGCGGATATTGAACGCGGCGGAGTATTTGCATCTATCTGGGGCGTGTATAATCTTCTGCCAAAGAAGCTTCGTAAAAATGTCATAGGCGTTATTATCAACAAGTTTCGAGGAGATGCCTCACTTTTCGATGAAGGTATAAAAATCATAGAAAAAGATTTTGGACTAAAAGTATTGGGAGTAGTCCCGTACAAAAGTTTTAATCTCGGTTTTGAAGACAGCCAGTCCATAATGGGTTATGTGCAAGATACCAAAAAAGCCAAACTAAAAGTGGGAGTTATAAAACTTCCGCATATCTCCAACTTTACCGATTTTGAGCCGCTTGTGGCAGATGCAGAGATAGAACTAGTGTTTATCCAAAACGTGAACGAACTTCCATCTTGCGATGCCATCATTTTACCCGGAAGCAAAAGAGTTGTAGATGACTTGATTTATCTTAGAAAAAAAGGCTTTGCCAAGTACATCAAAAACACTAAAACGACCGTTATCGGCATCTGCGGCGGATACGAGATGATGTCCCAGTATATATTTGATTATGAAGCTGTTGAAACAAACAAAGTTATGACAAAAGGGCTTGGAATTTTTAAAGGCTCGGTAGAGTTTAAAAAGAAAAAAATCGTTAAAAAATCAAAGTATAAAATTTTTGATATAAAAATAAAGGGTTACGAGATACACAACGGTGTATGCAAAGATATATACAAACAAAAGAAAAGCTGTTACGGTACATTTATCCATGGTCTTTTTGACAATGACGAGATAAGGTACAAGATTTTTAACAAAATCAACCCAAAATATAAAGGGTACAATTTTAAAAGATACAAGAGAAAAAGCATAGAAGATTTTACTTCGCATATAGATAAACATATAGATATAAATTACATTTTAGAAAGGCTACATTAA
- a CDS encoding adenosylcobinamide-GDP ribazoletransferase has product MKKILKGFALSVSMLTTLPFFKMHDFFKGINGYAVMFFPLVGLILGFTLFGIHSLLEPFVASTHLNIIIFALLVLFTGALHLDGFADTIDGLYVKKEKALEVMSDPHIGAMGMIITAVFLILKASTFMLLESFYLLPFILLLSRFNAVLAIYFFPYIGGGMAKLAKDEFSKTQLIFAALFTILLAILLSWKLVLISLLTLVIVSKFFVKRYGGLSGDIYGFTIEVSELILLNIVVFGLI; this is encoded by the coding sequence ATGAAAAAAATACTAAAAGGTTTCGCACTCTCGGTCTCAATGCTCACAACCCTGCCTTTTTTTAAAATGCATGATTTTTTTAAAGGCATCAACGGTTATGCCGTCATGTTTTTCCCACTGGTTGGTTTGATTTTAGGTTTTACCCTTTTTGGTATTCATTCTTTGCTTGAGCCTTTTGTAGCATCTACACATCTAAACATTATTATATTCGCCCTGCTTGTTCTTTTTACGGGGGCTTTGCATCTGGACGGTTTTGCAGATACCATAGATGGTTTGTACGTTAAAAAAGAGAAAGCCCTTGAAGTTATGAGTGACCCGCATATCGGTGCAATGGGCATGATAATCACAGCTGTATTTTTAATTTTAAAAGCATCTACATTTATGCTTCTGGAATCATTTTACCTTTTGCCTTTCATACTTTTGCTCTCACGTTTTAACGCTGTTTTGGCTATATACTTTTTTCCTTATATAGGTGGCGGTATGGCAAAACTTGCAAAGGATGAATTTAGTAAAACACAGCTTATATTTGCAGCTTTGTTTACCATTTTGTTGGCAATACTTTTATCTTGGAAATTAGTCTTAATCTCATTGCTAACTCTTGTTATAGTCTCTAAGTTTTTTGTAAAACGCTATGGCGGACTTAGCGGGGATATTTACGGTTTTACTATTGAAGTAAGCGAATTGATTCTCTTAAACATAGTCGTATTTGGACTTATATGA
- a CDS encoding DUF309 domain-containing protein: protein MITIKDFDEFVNSLKQKDFYNAHEVLEKIWYPNRFKNSNEIKLLKGFINAAVSFELIKRGRKNQSKTPWKTYLKYRQLLFKLNSKQQNIYYLISLEIEKSKKDFN from the coding sequence ATGATAACGATTAAAGATTTTGATGAGTTTGTAAACTCTCTAAAACAAAAAGATTTTTATAATGCTCATGAAGTTTTGGAAAAAATCTGGTATCCAAACAGGTTTAAAAATTCAAACGAGATAAAACTTTTAAAAGGTTTTATAAATGCGGCGGTATCGTTTGAACTGATTAAAAGAGGTAGAAAAAACCAAAGCAAAACTCCATGGAAAACTTATTTGAAATACAGACAATTGCTTTTTAAATTAAACTCGAAACAACAAAATATCTATTATCTAATCTCTTTGGAGATTGAAAAGTCAAAAAAAGATTTCAACTAA
- a CDS encoding SUV3 C-terminal domain-containing protein, with translation MSKKNKKNTKINQRIKKYFDDDPFDVGIERVESEVLSELFHYLGIYEVAHSKELLVKTARMVWSEADSSIRKLILEFFANNKKIYVSNKPKEPEETTLEKIDELLQEYTLTNDEVTQIYGEFASQKAKKITADKIYSKLQYIRHEQKMMKLQKAVDGIFDIDDSLEFNADIHYVLLGQSFHKIHTINTKKYEYKHLQETDIEELVKEIKADKESAKQSFQKRIDEFISSIPSPHTILSDKEIVSSLRSSPPKAKQKYPLIKEDILNELISKHLSLISLDVHNEELMLGVEEYINLPYSEERFKYKLDLHIEINSFLESVWRDEELDFDDVLHEAKTEHEKHFLEELAYLVNECKKISSTLKLSDADLYNKIYEHLLDILPTSLIITPKISRKVQKRFIYSIQGEIIKAQKHALLAQTIRDFKNLFPLARSIKRKLILHIGPTNSGKTYQAMQSLKEADTGYYLAPLRLLALEGYEGLKDDGVDVSLITGEEQIIDADATHISSTIEMLNFEVDVDVCVIDEVQMIGDSERGWAWANAIIGAPANEIIMTGSPNSKEAVIALAEYLGEELEIIEFERKNPLKLLPTATNADDVQKGSAIIAFSRKDVLRLKQNFSKQFDVSVVYGNLSPEVRREEARRFREGETDLLIATDAIAMGLNLPIKTLLFSKAVKFDGNNDRELTASEIHQISGRAGRYGLNEEGYVGALYSDVLKIIHKNFYKEAKKIEIPFKVMANLGHIQLVASILEEKSLYEILKFFVKNMEFNGPFIASNLEDMLEASKITDEYDLDIATKYHLSCAPITLKSPYIVSVFESYIRKIEQKHSIDYIPPQLIGKYAKTTQDLLLAEDMVKEISLYLWLSYRFGDYFLDQEKARRYRATLNKYIENSLHQSGFVQSCKMCGATLPPNTKYNICNSCYKKNYGIKNRKRNRRY, from the coding sequence ATGTCTAAGAAAAATAAGAAAAATACTAAAATTAACCAAAGAATTAAAAAATATTTTGATGATGACCCCTTTGACGTGGGGATTGAAAGAGTCGAGAGTGAAGTACTTAGTGAGTTGTTTCATTATCTTGGCATCTATGAGGTTGCACACTCAAAAGAGTTACTTGTAAAAACAGCCAGAATGGTTTGGAGTGAAGCCGATAGTTCAATAAGAAAACTTATTTTGGAATTTTTTGCAAACAACAAAAAAATATACGTCTCAAACAAACCAAAAGAACCGGAAGAAACAACGCTTGAAAAAATAGATGAACTCTTACAAGAATATACTCTTACAAATGATGAGGTAACTCAGATTTACGGCGAATTTGCATCACAAAAAGCAAAAAAAATAACTGCCGATAAAATCTATTCAAAACTGCAATATATACGTCATGAACAAAAAATGATGAAACTTCAAAAAGCGGTTGATGGGATTTTTGATATTGATGATTCTTTAGAGTTTAACGCAGATATACACTACGTGTTGTTAGGGCAAAGTTTTCATAAAATTCATACTATAAATACAAAAAAATATGAATACAAGCATCTGCAGGAAACGGATATAGAGGAGCTTGTAAAAGAGATAAAAGCCGATAAAGAGAGTGCAAAACAAAGTTTTCAAAAAAGAATAGATGAGTTTATAAGCTCTATTCCTAGCCCACATACTATTTTAAGCGATAAAGAGATTGTCTCATCTCTTCGTTCATCTCCTCCAAAAGCCAAACAAAAATATCCTCTGATTAAAGAAGATATCTTAAACGAGTTAATCTCAAAGCATCTTAGTCTGATATCTTTAGATGTCCATAACGAAGAGTTGATGCTTGGGGTTGAAGAGTATATAAATCTGCCTTATTCAGAGGAAAGATTTAAATACAAGCTTGATTTGCATATAGAGATAAACTCGTTTTTAGAGTCCGTTTGGAGGGATGAAGAGTTAGATTTTGACGATGTATTGCATGAGGCAAAAACCGAGCATGAAAAACATTTTTTAGAGGAGCTTGCATATCTGGTAAACGAGTGTAAAAAAATATCAAGCACGTTAAAATTAAGTGATGCAGACTTATATAACAAAATATATGAACATTTGCTTGATATACTGCCTACGTCTTTGATTATAACTCCAAAAATTTCCAGAAAAGTTCAAAAACGTTTTATCTACTCTATTCAGGGAGAGATTATAAAAGCTCAAAAGCATGCACTTTTAGCGCAAACTATACGAGATTTTAAAAATCTTTTTCCACTTGCACGCTCCATAAAAAGAAAACTAATTCTTCATATAGGACCTACAAACAGCGGTAAGACATATCAGGCGATGCAGAGTCTAAAAGAAGCGGATACGGGATACTACCTTGCACCCCTTAGACTTTTGGCACTGGAGGGATATGAGGGTTTAAAAGATGACGGGGTAGATGTGTCTTTGATAACAGGAGAGGAGCAAATAATAGATGCAGATGCTACACATATAAGCTCAACCATAGAGATGCTTAATTTTGAAGTAGATGTAGATGTGTGTGTAATCGATGAAGTTCAAATGATAGGCGATAGTGAGCGTGGCTGGGCTTGGGCAAATGCTATTATCGGAGCTCCTGCAAACGAAATAATTATGACTGGCTCACCAAATTCCAAAGAAGCTGTTATTGCACTTGCGGAATATCTTGGAGAAGAGCTTGAGATTATAGAGTTTGAGCGTAAAAATCCTCTAAAACTTTTACCGACGGCTACAAATGCAGACGATGTACAAAAAGGGAGTGCTATTATCGCTTTTTCAAGAAAAGACGTACTTCGATTAAAACAAAATTTTTCCAAGCAGTTTGATGTAAGTGTAGTTTACGGAAATCTATCGCCCGAAGTAAGACGTGAAGAGGCAAGACGCTTTCGCGAGGGTGAGACAGATCTTCTTATAGCTACAGATGCAATAGCAATGGGGCTTAATTTACCGATAAAAACTCTTTTATTTTCAAAAGCAGTAAAGTTTGACGGAAATAACGACAGGGAATTAACCGCAAGTGAGATTCATCAAATCTCGGGTCGTGCGGGAAGATACGGACTCAATGAAGAGGGATATGTAGGGGCTTTATACAGTGATGTTTTAAAAATCATCCATAAAAATTTCTACAAAGAAGCAAAAAAAATAGAGATTCCTTTTAAAGTTATGGCAAATCTCGGGCATATTCAACTTGTTGCAAGTATATTAGAAGAGAAATCTTTGTATGAGATACTAAAGTTTTTTGTAAAAAATATGGAGTTTAACGGTCCTTTTATAGCTTCTAATCTTGAAGATATGCTCGAAGCTTCAAAAATAACGGATGAATATGACCTCGATATTGCTACGAAGTATCATCTCTCATGTGCACCTATTACCCTAAAATCGCCGTATATAGTATCGGTTTTTGAAAGTTATATAAGAAAAATAGAACAAAAACACTCGATTGATTACATACCTCCTCAGCTTATCGGAAAATATGCCAAAACTACGCAAGATTTGCTTTTAGCAGAAGATATGGTTAAGGAGATTTCACTTTATCTATGGCTTTCATATAGGTTTGGAGATTATTTTTTAGATCAGGAAAAAGCGAGACGCTATCGTGCTACTTTAAATAAATATATTGAGAACTCTCTGCATCAAAGCGGGTTTGTGCAGTCATGTAAAATGTGCGGGGCGACGCTGCCTCCAAATACAAAATACAATATTTGTAACTCTTGTTATAAGAAAAATTACGGTATTAAAAACCGTAAGCGTAACAGAAGGTATTAA